The Deltaproteobacteria bacterium sequence TGCCTTTAACCCGCTTTCTGTCTTCTTTGGGGATAATATTCAGTGTGCCGATTATCTGAGCGAAGACACCACCCCGGTCTATATCGGCGACCAGAATAACCGGTGCGTCGGCGGCATGCGCCATGCGGAAATTCACAAAATCCTGGGGACGCAGATTGACCTCAGCGCAGGAACCGGCGCCTTCCATGAAGATGAGCGAATATGAAGACCGGAGACGTTGCAGACTGGCCAATGCCTGCTCATAAAGGTAATGTGTGTCGGAGAAGTATTCTTTTGCTTCCCTGTTTCCCAGGGGTTGTCCGTAAAGGACAACCTGGGCGCCCGTATCTGTTGACGGTTTGAGAAGCACCGGATTCATATCCACATGGGGGGCAATACGGGCAGCTTCCGCCTGGACGATCTGGGCCCGCCCCATTTCTCCGCCCTCGGGTGTGACGTAGGAGTTGTTAGACATATTCTGGGCTTTAAACGGGGCGACGCGGATGCCGTGATCATTGAAGATACGGCAGAGGGCTGCTACCACGATGCTTTTGCCTACATCCGAACCCGTTCCGAAAACTGCGACGCATTGTGCTTTGGGCTGTTTCTCTGTCTTCTTCATATTAAACACTTATACCCGGTAGGACACCACGAAGGCATGAAAATTATGCGCTGCCGGCGGCACAGGAATGTACCGCCTATCTGGGTGTTTGATGATCGATTTTATCCGTACGTTTATCGATAGGCGGGGTTTTCCAACCCCGCCTCAGACTATTTTCGTAGTAAGTATTACACATAACGACTCAGGACATCCAGCGATTGATTCAACGCCCCTTCATCGAAGATCTCCATTGTTAAAACCCTGGAATTATTCGAACCGTTGCCCAATCGGTCTATGAGGGTCGTCAACAAACCGGCGGGCAAAAAGGACAGGCTGCGGTGGTCATGTCCGTCCTCAATTCCATGGAGATGGAGCACCCGTGTCCGCGGCAGATAGCGGTCAAGGTAATCTTCCGGCGCATACCCGCACAGAAGGAGATGGCCGATATCAAGACAGACGCTCAGGTTATAGTCACTGATAATGTCTTCTATAACAGTGTAAGGATAATCGAGCGTCTCCACACACAGATCATGTGAATTAACATCCTGAAGGAGCCTCTCCACAGAGCGCCGGTGGCCGTCGATCCAGCGTTCCAGGTCCGGCGAAGGGAGTTCACCCCGCTGATCCCCATGGAAATGAAGGACATAGGCAAAGGGCGAAAGCGGGGCGGTGCGTTCGATAACGCGAAGGCACTTGTCCACAGATCGCTCCCGGACAGATGCCTCTTCATGTCCCATCCACGTGTCCAGAGGCAGGTGGATAGTGTAGGTCAGATCAGACCGTTCTGCTGTCTCTTTCAGCATCTTCACTGTGGCCGCATCCGGCAAATTGCTGAATTCATCCGATTCAAAGAGCACCAGTTCGATGTCATCCACCTTATCTGCCAGGTAGATGACATTCGGAAGGAGCTCCGCCGGAATGATATATGAGGTCGTTCCCAGGCGGAAGGGGAATCGGTTTTTCAGAGACAAATCTCCCTTAAAATTCAAAGGGAAGTCCTCCCTTATAGGAGTAATTAAAATTCATAAGCCACACTGGCAAAAACCGACCGACCTGCCCCCGGATACATGGCCGGCGAGGTTTTCCATGTAGTCTGATCGGTGAAGGTTGTCAGATGAGTATCATACTCTTTATCAAACAGGTTGATGCCGGACAGTGAGAGAATCCAGTGTTTGTAAAGACGCTGTTGGACTTTCAGATCCGCTGTCCAGTAGGAGTTAAGAGTATAGGTG is a genomic window containing:
- the cbiR gene encoding cobamide remodeling phosphodiesterase CbiR → MNFKGDLSLKNRFPFRLGTTSYIIPAELLPNVIYLADKVDDIELVLFESDEFSNLPDAATVKMLKETAERSDLTYTIHLPLDTWMGHEEASVRERSVDKCLRVIERTAPLSPFAYVLHFHGDQRGELPSPDLERWIDGHRRSVERLLQDVNSHDLCVETLDYPYTVIEDIISDYNLSVCLDIGHLLLCGYAPEDYLDRYLPRTRVLHLHGIEDGHDHRSLSFLPAGLLTTLIDRLGNGSNNSRVLTMEIFDEGALNQSLDVLSRYV